The following are encoded together in the Pedobacter sp. D749 genome:
- a CDS encoding inorganic diphosphatase, translating to MAKDDHHAWHSVSPGSNLPEIVNAIIEIPKGSKAKYEIDKESGLIKLDRVLFSSVMYPANYGFIPQTYCDDKDPLDILVLCSVDVYPMTLIEAKVVGVMHMVDNGEQDDKIIAVAAHDMSVNYINDLDELPPHQMKEIVRFFQDYKALEDKNVTIEHLLGVRYAHKVIKESIELYNTTFRELA from the coding sequence ATGGCGAAAGACGATCATCACGCGTGGCATAGCGTATCTCCTGGTTCAAACCTTCCAGAGATTGTAAATGCAATTATTGAAATTCCAAAAGGTTCAAAAGCAAAATACGAAATAGATAAAGAATCAGGTCTGATTAAATTGGATAGGGTTCTTTTTTCGTCAGTAATGTATCCTGCAAATTATGGCTTTATCCCACAAACTTATTGTGATGATAAAGATCCATTAGATATTTTAGTGCTTTGCTCAGTGGATGTATATCCAATGACATTGATTGAGGCTAAAGTAGTAGGTGTAATGCACATGGTTGATAATGGAGAACAGGATGATAAAATCATTGCTGTAGCTGCTCACGATATGTCTGTAAATTACATCAACGATTTAGATGAATTGCCTCCTCATCAAATGAAAGAGATTGTTCGTTTCTTTCAGGATTATAAAGCATTAGAAGATAAAAATGTAACTATCGAACATTTACTTGGTGTTCGTTATGCGCATAAAGTAATTAAAGAAAGCATAGAACTTTATAACACAACATTTAGAGAATTGGCTTAA
- a CDS encoding DUF4159 domain-containing protein, whose amino-acid sequence MAKLKYSGGGDWYADRTALPNLIAYCNTNLKTNFYAEESIVEVGSKEIFNYPFIYMTGHGNVVFSDQEIKNLRQYLTGGGFLHIDDNYGLDKFIRPQMKKVFPELSFVELPANHAIYNQKFKFPGGLPKIHEHDNKRPQGFALIYKGRVVCYYTYECDLGNGWEDFGTYPEDTQETRTKALKMGANLVQYALTQ is encoded by the coding sequence ATGGCAAAATTAAAGTATAGCGGCGGTGGCGACTGGTATGCAGACAGAACAGCTTTGCCCAATTTAATTGCATACTGTAATACTAATCTGAAGACTAATTTTTATGCTGAAGAAAGCATCGTAGAAGTAGGCTCAAAAGAGATTTTCAATTATCCCTTTATTTATATGACTGGCCACGGAAACGTCGTTTTTAGTGATCAGGAAATCAAAAATTTAAGACAATACCTCACTGGTGGAGGATTTCTTCATATAGACGATAACTATGGTTTAGACAAATTTATCAGACCACAGATGAAAAAGGTATTTCCGGAACTTAGTTTTGTCGAATTACCTGCCAATCACGCCATTTATAATCAGAAGTTTAAGTTTCCGGGAGGCTTGCCAAAAATCCATGAGCATGATAATAAACGTCCGCAAGGATTTGCTTTGATTTACAAGGGAAGAGTTGTTTGTTATTACACCTATGAGTGCGATTTGGGCAATGGTTGGGAAGACTTTGGTACTTATCCTGAGGATACTCAGGAAACGCGGACAAAAGCACTTAAAATGGGCGCTAATTTAGTTCAGTATGCTTTAACTCAATAA
- a CDS encoding hemolysin family protein → MDLPTVCLFLNFELSAILPTNVVLVALQEPDTGSVGWRLFFALFLVLLNGFFVAAEFAIVKVRASQIEIKAKTGSRVGKMAKGIIHNLDGYLAATQLGITLASLGLGWVGEGVMHTIFKNLFDSLQWGLSDASIHTSSTIVAFSLITIMHIVFGELAPKSFAIQRPVATTLFVAIPLQIFYVVLRPAIWTLNSLAAIILKPFGIDTSGGHESIHSTEELHYLLDQGKESGALDNNEHELIKNVFDFNERVVKNIMVPRTKISGIELTSPKEEVIDTIIKEGYSRLPVYDEIMDKIVGIIHAKDILPLVAAGNQHWTLNDIIRKPYFVTETKKINDLMSELQSNRIQIAIVLDEFGGTAGMVTLEDIVEELVGEIQDEYDEEKPLVEKVSDNEFIVNAFATVYDVNEHLPHDLPEDEDFDTVGGLVSHVFERIPEVGESNESYGYLFTILKKTEQNIETIKLELVINKADMVDNH, encoded by the coding sequence ATGGATTTACCCACGGTATGTTTGTTTTTAAATTTTGAGTTAAGTGCAATCCTGCCCACAAACGTAGTTTTGGTTGCTTTACAAGAACCTGATACAGGTTCTGTTGGCTGGCGATTGTTCTTTGCATTATTTTTGGTGTTACTTAATGGTTTTTTTGTTGCTGCAGAGTTTGCAATTGTAAAAGTCCGCGCATCACAAATCGAGATTAAGGCAAAAACAGGCAGCCGTGTTGGCAAAATGGCCAAAGGGATTATTCATAATCTCGACGGATATCTGGCCGCCACACAGCTAGGTATAACGCTTGCATCTCTTGGCCTTGGTTGGGTAGGTGAAGGCGTTATGCATACTATCTTTAAAAATCTTTTCGATAGTTTACAATGGGGCTTAAGCGATGCTTCCATCCATACCTCATCAACAATCGTTGCTTTTTCGCTCATTACCATTATGCACATTGTATTTGGTGAGCTTGCTCCGAAATCGTTCGCTATCCAAAGACCAGTGGCAACAACGCTTTTCGTTGCCATTCCCCTTCAGATATTTTACGTAGTATTGCGGCCTGCAATTTGGACACTGAACAGTTTGGCTGCAATAATCCTTAAACCTTTCGGTATCGATACCTCAGGTGGTCACGAATCAATTCACAGCACTGAAGAATTACATTACCTGCTCGATCAGGGTAAAGAAAGCGGTGCATTAGATAATAATGAACATGAGCTGATTAAAAACGTATTCGATTTTAATGAGCGCGTGGTTAAGAATATCATGGTACCTAGAACCAAGATTTCGGGTATTGAACTCACTTCTCCAAAAGAGGAAGTAATTGATACCATCATTAAAGAAGGCTATTCGCGTTTACCTGTTTATGATGAGATTATGGATAAAATTGTCGGGATTATCCATGCAAAAGACATTTTACCATTGGTTGCAGCAGGTAACCAGCACTGGACATTAAATGATATCATACGTAAACCTTATTTCGTTACAGAAACTAAAAAGATTAACGATCTGATGAGCGAATTGCAAAGCAATCGTATACAGATTGCTATTGTATTAGATGAGTTTGGCGGTACAGCGGGTATGGTTACCTTAGAAGATATTGTAGAAGAACTTGTAGGAGAAATACAGGATGAATATGACGAAGAAAAACCACTGGTAGAAAAGGTTTCTGATAATGAATTTATCGTAAATGCTTTCGCTACTGTATATGATGTAAATGAACATTTGCCTCACGATTTACCAGAGGATGAAGATTTTGATACGGTTGGTGGATTGGTTTCTCACGTCTTCGAACGTATTCCCGAGGTAGGTGAAAGTAATGAATCTTACGGTTATCTGTTTACCATCCTTAAAAAGACAGAACAGAACATCGAAACCATTAAATTAGAATTGGTAATCAATAAAGCAGATATGGTTGATAATCATTAA
- a CDS encoding DedA family protein, with protein sequence MHDFWNNLHQLLDPEKLLREGGFYLVVFVIYAETGLFFGFFLPGDYLLFLAGMFVATGKLDVNIAVLLAGLCIAAISGNFTGYWFGRKTGPVLYTRKDSFFFKKRYLKAAKEYYQKQGAFALIMGRFVPIVRTFAPIFAGVVKLDFKKFALYNILGGVLWICSLTLLGYFLGRRFEKEINDYLLYIIIGFILITTIPLLITFVKSKVVSGPEEDKTDLN encoded by the coding sequence ATGCACGATTTTTGGAATAACCTGCATCAGCTACTTGATCCCGAGAAATTATTGAGGGAAGGCGGATTCTATCTAGTCGTATTCGTTATCTATGCAGAAACTGGCCTGTTTTTTGGTTTTTTTCTTCCCGGTGATTATTTATTGTTTTTAGCGGGAATGTTTGTGGCGACAGGTAAGCTTGATGTGAACATTGCGGTACTCTTGGCTGGTTTATGCATAGCGGCTATTTCTGGGAATTTTACCGGCTATTGGTTCGGTCGGAAAACTGGCCCGGTATTATACACCAGAAAAGACAGTTTCTTTTTTAAGAAGAGATATTTAAAAGCTGCAAAGGAGTATTATCAAAAACAAGGTGCCTTTGCATTAATAATGGGAAGATTTGTACCAATTGTTAGAACTTTTGCACCGATTTTTGCTGGTGTTGTAAAACTAGACTTCAAAAAATTTGCTTTATATAATATCTTAGGTGGGGTACTTTGGATCTGTTCCTTAACTTTGCTGGGTTATTTTTTAGGCAGAAGATTTGAAAAAGAAATAAACGATTATTTATTATATATTATTATTGGCTTTATCCTTATTACAACTATACCATTATTAATTACCTTTGTAAAAAGTAAAGTAGTAAGTGGCCCTGAAGAGGATAAAACAGATTTAAATTAA
- a CDS encoding acetyl-CoA carboxylase biotin carboxyl carrier protein subunit produces MYKVKVNNQFLFEVENKDSAFFVNGEQVQLDLSSIANNSTHVLYQNKSFNTELVELNKANKTCKIKVNGNIYQISIEDQFDVLLKQLGLDNLAANKVSEIKAPMPGLVLKVLVEENAEVKKGDNLLVLEAMKMENILKSSTDGVVKKILIKQGDKVEKNQILVQFR; encoded by the coding sequence ATGTATAAAGTAAAAGTAAACAATCAGTTTTTATTTGAGGTTGAGAATAAGGATTCAGCTTTTTTTGTAAATGGAGAACAGGTTCAACTCGATCTGAGTTCAATTGCGAATAATAGTACGCATGTTTTATACCAGAATAAATCTTTTAATACAGAGCTGGTTGAGCTAAACAAAGCAAATAAAACCTGTAAAATAAAGGTTAATGGTAATATTTATCAGATCAGCATTGAAGATCAGTTTGATGTTTTATTAAAACAACTTGGTCTGGATAATTTAGCGGCTAATAAAGTTTCAGAAATTAAAGCACCTATGCCTGGTCTAGTACTTAAAGTTTTGGTTGAAGAAAACGCTGAAGTAAAGAAAGGCGATAACCTTTTGGTGCTGGAAGCCATGAAAATGGAAAATATTTTAAAATCATCAACAGATGGGGTGGTTAAAAAGATCTTGATTAAACAGGGAGATAAAGTAGAGAAGAACCAGATTTTGGTTCAGTTTAGGTAG
- a CDS encoding 16S rRNA (uracil(1498)-N(3))-methyltransferase, whose amino-acid sequence MHIFYTPDITHNTYTLNEEESKHCIRVLRLTTGSIVNLVDGKGGFYTAEITSDNPKKVSLSILKVETEFHKRNHYLHIAVAPTKNIDRIEWFLEKATELGIDEVTPIITDRSERRVIKEDRLNKVITSAVKQSIKAYHPKLNDAVSLDTFLKVPFDGEQLIAHCIDNGEKQYISNLVTPHQKYLVLIGPEGDFTPDEVNLALNKGFKALTLGDNRLRTETAALSVCFEINYLNR is encoded by the coding sequence ATGCATATTTTTTATACACCAGATATAACCCACAATACTTACACCCTAAACGAAGAAGAGAGCAAACATTGCATTAGGGTACTTCGCCTTACTACTGGCTCAATTGTTAACTTAGTTGATGGTAAAGGTGGCTTTTACACTGCTGAAATCACCTCCGATAATCCAAAAAAGGTTTCTTTATCCATTTTAAAAGTAGAAACTGAGTTTCATAAAAGAAACCACTATCTGCATATTGCCGTTGCTCCTACAAAAAATATTGATCGGATAGAATGGTTTTTAGAAAAAGCCACAGAATTGGGCATTGATGAGGTTACGCCAATTATTACCGATCGGTCGGAGCGTAGGGTAATTAAAGAGGACCGCTTAAACAAAGTGATTACTTCTGCCGTAAAACAGTCGATAAAAGCTTATCATCCAAAATTAAATGATGCTGTTTCTTTAGATACTTTTTTAAAAGTTCCTTTTGATGGTGAGCAATTAATAGCCCATTGCATTGATAACGGTGAGAAGCAATATATTTCCAATCTTGTAACTCCTCATCAAAAATATTTAGTTCTTATCGGTCCCGAAGGGGATTTCACACCTGATGAAGTTAATTTGGCTTTGAACAAAGGCTTTAAAGCATTAACTTTAGGTGATAACAGATTACGCACAGAAACTGCTGCTTTATCTGTTTGTTTTGAAATCAATTACCTTAACCGATAA
- a CDS encoding SUMF1/EgtB/PvdO family nonheme iron enzyme: protein MKKLLLYSFTCLSLAALLSGCSSKSESSSKTGIPYANRKSKNNQSGAFAVATQYKRAPGPGLIPIEGGVLVVGGSAIDVPGVEPNIYNYKRQVTVPSFYMDETEVSNTDWLEYLHWIRYNYPEDREFYYNELPDTLVWRRALSYNEPYVDNYLRHPAYRDYPVVGVSWEQASRYCEWRTSRANEFILREKGILTDYKTLAGNGKGNAATTAAAAPKPDKPFNTDAYLNGQYADKGKNAPIDYNTKSGAATATAGAATAATGGRNNQPRRTATLEDGVIMQPYRLPTEAEWEYAALGLIGNTEYENINQNKIYPWNGLGVSSAKKKTRGMIQANFKRAPGDYMGVGGSLNDKGDLTVPVIQYTPNDFGLYNMAGNVNEWVNDVYRTATFTDADAFNPYRGNYFTNKKLEDSQSGKIALDKYGNPIKENAYAGRKQTWAEKQAQAKRSDSISKSTDPQSPVASTSYQADQRGYRDRQNTLLNEEGVTLVNDKSRVYKGGSWNDMAYWLNPATRRFMQQDESSAEVGFRCAMTMLGAPEINTVGKRSFKNPPQKPYRVSRGK from the coding sequence ATGAAAAAACTATTACTATATTCTTTTACTTGTTTATCGTTAGCCGCCTTGCTTTCGGGTTGTAGCTCAAAAAGCGAGAGTTCTAGCAAAACAGGTATTCCTTATGCCAATAGGAAAAGTAAAAACAACCAATCTGGTGCTTTTGCTGTGGCTACCCAATATAAAAGAGCACCAGGGCCTGGTTTGATTCCAATTGAAGGCGGGGTTTTAGTTGTTGGTGGTAGTGCCATCGATGTGCCAGGTGTTGAGCCAAATATTTACAATTATAAAAGACAGGTTACTGTTCCATCCTTTTACATGGATGAAACTGAAGTATCGAATACCGATTGGTTAGAATACTTACACTGGATCAGATACAACTATCCTGAAGATCGTGAGTTTTATTACAATGAGCTTCCTGATACTTTAGTATGGCGCCGTGCATTATCTTATAACGAACCTTACGTAGATAATTACCTAAGGCACCCGGCTTACCGTGACTATCCTGTTGTAGGTGTTTCATGGGAGCAGGCATCACGTTATTGTGAGTGGAGAACTTCAAGAGCCAACGAATTTATTCTACGCGAAAAAGGAATCTTAACTGATTATAAAACTTTAGCTGGTAACGGAAAAGGGAATGCCGCTACTACAGCTGCAGCGGCTCCAAAACCAGACAAACCTTTTAATACTGATGCTTATTTAAATGGCCAGTATGCTGACAAAGGCAAAAATGCACCGATCGATTATAATACTAAATCAGGTGCTGCTACAGCAACTGCCGGAGCAGCGACAGCCGCAACAGGCGGAAGAAATAACCAACCGAGACGAACTGCAACGCTTGAAGATGGTGTAATTATGCAACCTTACCGCTTACCAACAGAAGCAGAATGGGAATATGCTGCTTTAGGTTTAATTGGGAATACTGAATACGAGAATATCAATCAGAATAAAATCTACCCTTGGAATGGTTTAGGTGTTAGTTCTGCTAAAAAGAAAACCAGAGGTATGATTCAGGCCAACTTTAAAAGAGCTCCTGGTGATTATATGGGTGTTGGCGGTTCGCTAAACGATAAAGGAGATTTAACCGTTCCGGTTATTCAATACACACCAAACGATTTCGGCTTATATAATATGGCAGGAAACGTGAATGAATGGGTGAATGATGTTTACAGAACAGCAACATTTACTGATGCGGATGCCTTTAACCCTTACCGAGGTAATTATTTCACCAATAAAAAGTTAGAAGATTCTCAAAGCGGTAAAATTGCATTAGATAAATATGGGAATCCGATTAAGGAAAATGCTTACGCTGGAAGAAAACAAACCTGGGCCGAAAAACAGGCACAAGCGAAGCGTTCTGATTCGATTTCAAAATCAACTGATCCACAATCTCCAGTAGCCTCAACCAGTTATCAAGCCGATCAAAGAGGTTATCGTGACAGACAAAATACTTTACTTAATGAAGAAGGTGTAACGCTTGTAAACGATAAATCAAGAGTTTATAAAGGTGGCTCCTGGAATGATATGGCTTATTGGTTAAACCCGGCAACCCGTCGCTTTATGCAACAGGATGAATCATCTGCTGAAGTCGGCTTCCGTTGTGCGATGACCATGCTTGGTGCTCCAGAAATTAATACTGTCGGCAAAAGAAGTTTTAAAAATCCTCCTCAAAAACCTTACAGGGTAAGTAGAGGTAAATAA
- a CDS encoding NuoM family protein, with the protein MEQLLLLIFIPLVGAIVTAFAGKSAKIVSTVFSVASLVLALVIACNFIPNASTQFEVNLPWIADLGINFHAGIDGISLLVVLLTNLLVPIIILSSYNHEYKNPAAFYALILFMQTGLLLVFTALDAFLFYIGWEAALIPIYFICAIWGGKDRIRINMKFFVYTIAGSLFMLMGIIYLYLQNPAHNFDIQAFYALNLDSVQQGWIFWAFFIAFAIKMPIFPFHTWQPDTYTAAPAQGTMLLSGIMLKMGIYGVIRWLLPIVPTGVHDWGQLVIILSIIGIVYASLIAFTQKDAKRLVAYSSIAHVGLIAAGIFAFNQQGMQGAMVQMLSHGINVVGLFFVLDIIFSRVKTNKIEELGGIAKIAPQLAIAFLIIVLGTVALPGTNGFIGEFLLLMGVYNYGIWAAAIAGLTIIFGAVYMLRMYQNVMLGETNSLTITFTDIKGTEKLVLYTICALIIVLGVYPKPILHLTEASVQHLLEQVNQKLNTVN; encoded by the coding sequence ATGGAACAACTTTTACTACTTATATTTATTCCGCTTGTAGGTGCAATTGTTACTGCATTTGCTGGTAAGTCGGCTAAAATCGTTTCTACCGTATTTTCGGTGGCTTCTTTGGTGCTGGCTTTGGTTATCGCCTGTAATTTCATTCCAAATGCAAGTACCCAGTTTGAGGTTAACCTGCCATGGATTGCTGATCTGGGCATTAATTTCCACGCAGGTATTGATGGCATTAGCCTATTGGTGGTATTGCTTACCAACTTACTGGTACCGATTATTATCTTATCGAGCTATAACCATGAGTATAAAAATCCGGCTGCTTTTTATGCCCTGATTTTATTTATGCAAACTGGCTTATTATTGGTATTTACCGCATTGGATGCTTTCTTGTTCTATATTGGATGGGAAGCCGCATTAATTCCAATCTACTTTATCTGTGCCATTTGGGGAGGAAAAGACCGTATCCGCATCAACATGAAATTTTTCGTGTATACCATTGCAGGTTCATTATTTATGTTGATGGGTATTATTTACCTATATCTTCAAAACCCGGCACACAATTTTGATATTCAAGCCTTTTACGCTTTAAATTTAGATAGTGTACAACAGGGATGGATTTTCTGGGCGTTCTTTATCGCTTTTGCCATTAAGATGCCGATTTTTCCTTTCCATACCTGGCAGCCCGATACGTATACTGCGGCACCAGCACAGGGAACCATGTTGTTATCAGGTATCATGTTGAAAATGGGTATTTATGGTGTAATCAGGTGGTTATTGCCAATTGTACCAACAGGAGTCCATGACTGGGGGCAATTAGTTATTATTTTATCGATCATTGGTATTGTTTATGCCTCGCTAATTGCTTTTACACAGAAGGATGCGAAACGTTTGGTAGCCTATTCATCAATTGCACACGTTGGATTGATCGCAGCAGGTATCTTCGCTTTTAACCAGCAAGGTATGCAGGGCGCTATGGTTCAGATGTTGAGTCATGGTATTAACGTAGTAGGCTTATTCTTCGTTTTAGATATCATCTTTAGCCGGGTAAAAACAAATAAAATTGAAGAGTTGGGCGGAATTGCGAAGATAGCACCTCAATTAGCCATTGCATTTTTAATTATCGTGTTAGGAACAGTTGCTTTACCGGGAACAAACGGATTTATTGGTGAATTTTTATTACTGATGGGCGTTTATAATTATGGTATCTGGGCAGCTGCAATCGCTGGTTTGACCATTATCTTCGGTGCAGTTTACATGTTACGTATGTATCAAAATGTAATGCTCGGCGAAACCAATAGCTTAACCATCACTTTCACGGATATTAAAGGAACTGAAAAATTGGTTCTTTATACCATTTGTGCACTGATTATTGTTTTGGGTGTTTATCCAAAACCAATTTTGCATTTAACAGAGGCATCTGTACAACATTTATTAGAACAGGTAAATCAAAAATTAAACACAGTAAATTAA
- a CDS encoding NADH-quinone oxidoreductase subunit N — MNIIITISITAFIVLYAGLFKANKALLPLTVVGLLTALGFTFCAWNGNAVHFGMMQTDNFALAFSGICIIGTLLIFLLTQNYFHSKSDNIAEYYTLILFALAGMIMMVSYKNMAMLFVGLEIMSVSLYILAGIRKKDFASNEASLKYFLMGAFSTGFLLFGITLIYGASGSFDLDKIQAYLVNSQTVSPIFYPGVILMMIGLCFKVGAAPFHFWTPDVYEGAPSLITTFMSTVVKTAGFAAFLRLFAGAFAPLHDFWVAPLMVIVCLTLFIGNVTALFQKNFKRMLAYSSISHAGYLLFSLIVLTKNSGNNVLVYAAAYTFASIIAFAVLILVKQKTGSDSFENFNGLAKRNPLVALCLTVAMLSLAGIPLTAGFIGKYLMFLNVMTEYKTLLVAFAILNALVGFYYYFRVIVAMWFKDGAETELSTPAQYKVVLLVSVAITLVLGIYPAIILNLI; from the coding sequence ATGAATATTATTATAACCATTAGTATAACAGCTTTTATAGTGCTTTATGCAGGTTTGTTTAAGGCAAATAAAGCATTACTACCACTTACCGTTGTTGGCTTACTTACTGCACTGGGGTTTACTTTCTGCGCCTGGAACGGCAATGCTGTTCATTTTGGAATGATGCAGACGGATAATTTTGCCCTGGCCTTTTCTGGGATCTGTATTATCGGTACACTTTTAATCTTTTTATTAACACAGAACTATTTTCACAGCAAAAGCGATAACATAGCCGAATATTATACCTTAATTCTTTTCGCACTTGCGGGCATGATTATGATGGTATCCTATAAAAATATGGCCATGCTGTTTGTAGGTTTGGAAATCATGTCGGTGAGTTTATACATCTTGGCGGGTATCCGTAAAAAGGATTTTGCCTCTAATGAAGCTTCTTTAAAGTATTTCCTGATGGGTGCTTTCTCAACAGGCTTTCTGTTGTTTGGTATTACCTTAATTTATGGCGCTTCAGGCTCATTTGATTTAGATAAAATACAAGCTTATCTGGTAAATAGTCAGACTGTTTCTCCAATATTTTATCCTGGTGTTATCCTGATGATGATTGGTTTATGTTTCAAGGTTGGTGCTGCTCCTTTCCACTTCTGGACTCCGGATGTATACGAAGGTGCGCCGTCTTTAATCACCACTTTTATGAGTACCGTGGTTAAAACTGCTGGCTTCGCTGCATTCTTACGATTATTTGCTGGTGCATTTGCGCCACTTCACGATTTTTGGGTTGCGCCACTTATGGTGATTGTTTGTTTAACTTTATTCATCGGAAACGTAACTGCTCTGTTCCAAAAGAACTTCAAGCGTATGTTGGCATACTCAAGTATTTCCCATGCGGGTTACCTGTTGTTTTCGCTGATTGTACTGACCAAAAATTCTGGCAATAATGTATTGGTTTATGCAGCGGCTTATACTTTCGCATCAATTATCGCTTTTGCGGTATTAATATTAGTGAAACAAAAGACGGGTAGTGATAGCTTCGAAAATTTCAATGGTTTGGCGAAACGGAATCCATTAGTAGCATTATGTTTAACCGTAGCCATGCTTTCATTGGCGGGCATTCCGCTTACTGCGGGCTTTATAGGGAAATATTTAATGTTCCTGAATGTAATGACCGAATATAAAACCCTTCTTGTTGCATTTGCGATTTTAAATGCACTGGTTGGCTTCTATTATTATTTTAGGGTAATTGTAGCCATGTGGTTTAAAGACGGTGCAGAAACAGAACTTTCAACCCCGGCACAGTACAAAGTGGTTTTATTGGTTTCTGTTGCAATTACATTAGTTTTGGGTATTTATCCTGCAATTATTTTAAACCTGATATAG